One genomic segment of Aquipluma nitroreducens includes these proteins:
- a CDS encoding nucleoside recognition domain-containing protein, giving the protein MALNYIWIFFFVVAFVIGLVKLIFFGDVAIFSQMMNSSFEMAKTGFEISIGLTGVLTLWMGFMKIGERGGVVKIFSRFVGPFFNKLFPSLGKEHPAYGSIMMNIAANMLNLDNAATPMGLKAMKEMQETNPTKETASDAQIMFLVLNASGLTIIPISIMVYRAQLGAVNPSDIFIPVLLATFFATLAGLMAVAWHQKINLIDKTIISYIGGLTLFIAGIIWFFSGLPKEQIQTISSVSSNLFIFSIIIGFMLLAFRKKVNVYDAFIEGAKDGFHTAVMIIPYLIAILVAIGVFRTSGAMEWFISGIAWCFQQLGINTDFIPALPTAMMKSLSGSGSRGMMVDVMKMYGADSFVGRVACTIQGSSDTTFYILAVYFGSVGVKNTRYALTCALIADFVGAVAAILIAYMFFH; this is encoded by the coding sequence ATGGCGCTGAATTATATATGGATTTTCTTCTTTGTAGTTGCTTTTGTTATTGGTCTGGTTAAACTCATTTTCTTTGGTGATGTCGCTATTTTTTCTCAAATGATGAATTCGTCGTTTGAGATGGCTAAAACAGGCTTTGAAATATCTATTGGTTTAACCGGTGTTTTGACCTTGTGGATGGGATTTATGAAAATAGGAGAGAGAGGGGGCGTGGTTAAAATATTCTCACGTTTTGTAGGCCCGTTTTTCAATAAGTTATTTCCATCGTTAGGGAAAGAACATCCTGCTTATGGGTCAATAATGATGAATATTGCAGCAAACATGTTGAATCTCGACAATGCTGCTACTCCAATGGGGCTGAAGGCAATGAAGGAAATGCAGGAAACAAATCCAACCAAAGAAACTGCTTCTGATGCTCAGATTATGTTTTTGGTTTTGAATGCTTCTGGCTTGACAATTATTCCTATCAGTATTATGGTTTATCGGGCTCAACTCGGCGCAGTTAATCCTTCCGATATTTTTATACCTGTACTTTTGGCAACTTTTTTCGCGACATTAGCCGGATTAATGGCCGTTGCATGGCATCAGAAAATTAATCTGATTGATAAGACTATAATTTCTTATATTGGTGGCCTGACTCTTTTTATTGCAGGAATAATCTGGTTTTTTTCCGGATTACCTAAGGAACAGATTCAGACGATATCAAGTGTATCAAGCAATCTGTTTATTTTTTCGATTATTATTGGTTTTATGTTGCTTGCTTTTCGAAAGAAAGTAAATGTTTACGATGCTTTTATTGAAGGCGCAAAAGACGGATTTCATACTGCTGTTATGATTATTCCATACCTGATTGCAATATTGGTTGCTATAGGCGTTTTTCGAACTTCAGGAGCAATGGAATGGTTTATTTCCGGAATTGCCTGGTGTTTTCAGCAATTGGGAATCAATACCGATTTTATTCCTGCATTGCCAACGGCCATGATGAAATCGTTGAGTGGCAGTGGTTCAAGAGGAATGATGGTTGATGTGATGAAGATGTACGGAGCCGACTCGTTTGTTGGAAGGGTGGCTTGCACCATTCAAGGCTCATCTGATACGACTTTCTATATTCTTGCGGTTTATTTTGGCTCGGTGGGCGTTAAAAATACCCGATATGCACTGACATGTGCGTTAATTGCTGATTTTGTCGGCGCAGTAGCAGCCATTCTGATCGCTTACATGTTCTTTCATTAA
- a CDS encoding RagB/SusD family nutrient uptake outer membrane protein has protein sequence MKKLSIIMASVFLMAISFSCADSFLDKKPLGSTSEDVFYSEKGVNALLTGAYSMVKGSALWSVSWGASITNWTYGSVASDDAGKGSYIGDQIPVNEIEQWNMSTTNNYPADKWLLNIGMGVNRCNIVLNVITKTPTLAAATATELQAEARFLRGLYYFESWLVFGDKIPLIPEDKVDVANTISNDNPAGAVLKFIEDDLAFAAANLPAKQSQPGRATKWAAKALAARAYMQVLDYASAKPLLDDIITNGGFTLADKFFDNFRIAKNNNSESIFEIQRNVNDINESLNGEMGIGLNAPYAPELGMCCGFHQPTQNLANAFKVDAAGLPLFDTFNNTDLKNDAGIASGDEFIPATDLLDPRIDFTMGRRGLPYMDWGIMRGSDWIRDQAWGGPYVTVEKTFFYKAERNSLSTTTGWQTGINANNFRYLRLGHILLWRAEVAASEGDLATALNYVNQIRTRAGKEVVMGKVNLYKLGDKSINDGDTWKQYVDFTVPAANYKIGTYTAFANKDEAMRAVQWEQRLEFATEGMRFFDLRRWDKAKPGSMKATLEAFAAADQRVRPLVMKGATFDEKDKYQPIPQVQLDLEPGVLKQNTGY, from the coding sequence ATGAAAAAATTATCAATTATAATGGCTTCCGTTTTTCTAATGGCCATATCTTTCTCTTGCGCTGATTCGTTTTTGGACAAAAAGCCGCTTGGATCGACTTCCGAAGATGTATTCTATAGCGAAAAGGGCGTTAATGCTTTGTTGACCGGAGCTTATAGTATGGTTAAAGGGTCAGCTTTATGGTCTGTTAGCTGGGGTGCATCTATCACAAACTGGACCTATGGTTCCGTTGCATCTGACGATGCTGGTAAAGGTTCATACATTGGCGACCAGATTCCAGTTAATGAAATAGAACAATGGAATATGTCAACAACAAACAATTATCCTGCGGATAAATGGTTGTTAAATATTGGAATGGGTGTTAACCGTTGTAATATTGTTTTGAATGTAATTACTAAAACTCCAACCTTAGCCGCTGCAACAGCTACTGAATTACAAGCTGAAGCTCGTTTTTTAAGAGGCCTGTATTATTTCGAAAGCTGGTTGGTTTTTGGCGATAAAATTCCATTGATCCCTGAAGATAAGGTTGATGTTGCTAATACAATTAGTAATGACAATCCTGCAGGTGCTGTTTTGAAATTCATCGAAGATGACCTCGCATTTGCTGCCGCTAACCTTCCTGCCAAGCAGTCACAACCTGGCCGTGCAACCAAATGGGCTGCAAAAGCTCTGGCTGCCCGCGCTTATATGCAGGTATTAGATTATGCAAGTGCAAAACCTTTGTTAGACGACATTATCACTAATGGCGGATTTACATTGGCTGACAAATTCTTTGACAACTTCCGTATTGCAAAAAATAACAATTCAGAATCAATTTTTGAAATCCAACGGAATGTGAATGACATCAACGAATCTTTGAATGGTGAAATGGGAATTGGCTTAAATGCGCCTTATGCTCCTGAATTGGGTATGTGCTGCGGTTTCCACCAGCCAACTCAGAACCTGGCCAATGCTTTCAAAGTTGATGCTGCTGGTTTACCATTGTTTGATACCTTTAACAATACCGATTTAAAGAATGACGCAGGTATCGCTTCAGGTGATGAATTTATTCCAGCTACTGATTTGCTTGATCCTCGTATCGACTTTACTATGGGTCGCCGTGGACTTCCATACATGGATTGGGGTATTATGCGTGGTTCTGACTGGATCCGCGACCAGGCATGGGGTGGACCTTATGTAACTGTTGAAAAAACGTTCTTTTACAAAGCTGAACGCAATAGCTTATCAACAACTACAGGTTGGCAGACAGGTATCAATGCCAACAACTTCCGTTACCTTCGTTTGGGTCATATCTTGTTGTGGAGAGCTGAAGTTGCTGCTTCTGAAGGCGATTTGGCTACTGCATTAAATTATGTTAATCAAATACGTACCAGAGCTGGTAAAGAAGTTGTTATGGGTAAAGTTAATCTTTATAAGCTGGGTGATAAGTCTATTAATGATGGTGATACATGGAAACAATACGTAGACTTCACTGTTCCTGCTGCCAATTATAAAATTGGAACATATACTGCTTTTGCAAATAAAGATGAAGCCATGAGGGCTGTTCAATGGGAACAACGCCTTGAATTTGCAACTGAAGGTATGCGTTTCTTCGATTTGAGACGTTGGGATAAAGCTAAACCAGGTAGTATGAAAGCCACTCTGGAAGCTTTTGCCGCTGCTGATCAAAGAGTAAGACCACTTGTAATGAAAGGTGCTACATTTGATGAAAAGGATAAATATCAACCTATTCCTCAAGTTCAACTTGATTTGGAACCTGGTGTTTTAAAACAAAATACAGGTTACTAA